A region from the Nocardioides plantarum genome encodes:
- a CDS encoding M20/M25/M40 family metallo-hydrolase → MEPDAGAPTPPAYDPAAEVVELCRDLIRIDTSNYGEPDGQGGPGERKAAEHVAALLDEVGIASRLYETTPGRTSVVAQWGGEGGHRTDKLLLHGHLDVVPAAAADWQVDPFSGEVQDGYVWGRGAVDMKDFDAMLLSVVRARQRAGAAPERPVVLCFTADEEAGGHHGAEQLVEHHRDELEGCTEAVGEVGGFSTTVRGRRVYLIEAAEKGMAWMRLTAKGRAGHGSMINPDNAVTRLSAAVARIGTHQWPVRLTPTMEVLLAAVADLAGTEATPDNAPALIEEFGGAARMLGAVIRNTANPTQLGAGYKVNVVPTEATAHLDGRFLPGYEDEFFATLRELCGEGIEWDMLSHQQPWETPYDGDLVASMTRSILAEDPEGIVAPYTMSGGTDAKHFRRLGLRSYGFAPLRLPADLDFTALFHGVDERVPVDALEFGARVFDRFLSDV, encoded by the coding sequence ATGGAACCCGATGCCGGAGCCCCGACGCCGCCCGCCTACGACCCGGCCGCCGAGGTCGTCGAGCTGTGCCGCGACCTGATCCGGATCGACACGAGCAACTACGGCGAGCCCGACGGCCAGGGTGGGCCGGGGGAGCGCAAGGCGGCCGAGCACGTCGCTGCGCTGCTCGACGAGGTCGGCATCGCCTCGCGCCTCTACGAGACCACGCCGGGTCGCACGTCCGTGGTGGCCCAGTGGGGCGGTGAGGGCGGGCACCGCACCGACAAGCTGCTGCTGCACGGCCACCTCGACGTCGTACCCGCGGCGGCCGCCGACTGGCAGGTCGACCCGTTCAGCGGCGAGGTGCAGGACGGCTACGTGTGGGGCCGCGGCGCGGTCGACATGAAGGACTTCGACGCCATGCTGCTCTCGGTCGTGCGGGCCCGGCAGCGCGCCGGAGCGGCGCCCGAGCGGCCCGTCGTGCTGTGCTTCACCGCCGACGAGGAGGCCGGGGGCCACCACGGCGCCGAGCAGCTCGTCGAGCACCACCGCGACGAGCTGGAGGGATGCACCGAGGCCGTCGGCGAGGTCGGGGGGTTCTCGACGACCGTGCGCGGCCGCCGGGTCTACCTGATCGAGGCGGCCGAGAAGGGCATGGCCTGGATGCGGCTGACCGCGAAGGGGCGCGCCGGGCACGGCTCGATGATCAACCCCGACAACGCCGTCACCCGCCTGTCCGCCGCGGTGGCGCGGATCGGCACCCACCAGTGGCCGGTGCGCCTCACGCCGACGATGGAGGTGCTGCTGGCCGCCGTGGCCGACCTCGCCGGCACCGAGGCGACCCCGGACAACGCGCCGGCGCTGATCGAGGAGTTCGGGGGTGCCGCCCGGATGCTCGGTGCCGTCATCCGCAACACCGCCAACCCGACCCAGCTGGGGGCGGGCTACAAGGTCAACGTGGTCCCGACCGAGGCGACCGCCCACCTCGACGGGCGCTTCCTGCCCGGCTACGAGGACGAGTTCTTCGCGACGCTGCGCGAGCTGTGCGGCGAGGGGATCGAGTGGGACATGCTGTCCCACCAGCAGCCGTGGGAGACGCCGTACGACGGCGACCTCGTGGCCTCGATGACCCGCTCGATCCTGGCCGAGGACCCCGAGGGGATCGTCGCGCCCTACACGATGAGCGGCGGCACCGACGCCAAGCACTTCCGCCGGCTCGGGCTGCGGTCCTACGGCTTCGCGCCGCTGCGGCTGCCGGCCGACCTCGACTTCACCGCCCTGTTCCACGGGGTCGACGAGCGGGTACCGGTCGACGCCCTGGAGTTCGGTGCGCGGGTGTTCGACCGGTTCCTCTCCGACGTGTGA
- a CDS encoding helix-turn-helix domain-containing protein has protein sequence METTREPAQVTPDLRVRAKNIDAALVGGRIKLARQRAGLTQGEAAGDQMSTAYISRIEAGQRRASAELLVALANRLGCDPEELLAPDEDVAAREHAARLTLELDYAELDLRTGQAASALARLDALLDEGDVPAELAAKARFLRGQALESNGQLAAAIKVFEDLLIASTDGLFLIRTLLALSRCYREEGDLARACEIGDRAAGLVSASDLEGTAEGIQLAVTVAAAHFERGDVNFALRMCERAVASAELLESPIARASAYWNSSIVHQRQGNVADALPLAQRAVALLEQTHDARSMARLRSQLGLLQLALDPPEVEGASLNFDRAREEMKFNDASPYDTGRNELGRARCRLLVGDVEEAERLAEDCFESMRENNLMLSAQALTVLGQIAIARDDTERAVGHFRRALVVLDGVGADREAAQLWFELANLLRERGAIEEAMEAFRRAGASTGLMPSSIPLTVRATPRSG, from the coding sequence GTGGAGACAACGCGAGAGCCTGCGCAGGTCACACCCGACCTTCGCGTCCGGGCCAAGAACATCGATGCCGCCCTGGTGGGCGGCCGCATCAAGCTGGCTCGACAACGAGCCGGGCTGACCCAGGGTGAGGCGGCCGGCGACCAGATGTCGACCGCCTACATCTCCCGTATCGAGGCCGGCCAACGCCGAGCCAGTGCCGAGCTCCTGGTCGCGCTGGCCAACCGCCTGGGATGCGACCCCGAGGAGCTGCTGGCCCCCGACGAGGACGTCGCGGCCCGCGAGCACGCCGCTCGGTTGACCCTCGAGCTCGACTACGCCGAGCTCGACCTGCGCACCGGCCAGGCCGCGTCCGCCCTTGCGCGCCTCGACGCGCTCCTCGACGAGGGCGACGTCCCGGCCGAGCTGGCCGCCAAGGCCCGCTTCCTGCGCGGCCAGGCGCTGGAGTCGAACGGACAGCTGGCCGCGGCGATCAAGGTCTTCGAGGACCTGCTGATCGCCAGCACCGACGGACTGTTCCTGATCCGCACCCTGCTGGCGCTGAGCCGCTGCTACCGCGAGGAGGGAGACCTGGCCCGGGCGTGTGAGATCGGCGACCGGGCCGCCGGCCTGGTCAGCGCCTCCGACCTCGAGGGCACCGCCGAGGGCATCCAGCTCGCGGTCACGGTCGCCGCCGCCCACTTCGAGCGCGGCGACGTCAACTTCGCGCTGCGGATGTGCGAGCGGGCCGTCGCGAGCGCCGAGCTCCTGGAGTCGCCGATCGCGCGGGCGTCGGCGTACTGGAACAGCAGCATCGTGCACCAGCGTCAGGGCAACGTCGCCGACGCGCTGCCGTTGGCCCAGCGCGCCGTCGCGCTGCTCGAGCAGACCCACGACGCGCGCAGCATGGCGCGACTGCGCAGCCAGCTGGGTCTTCTCCAGCTCGCGCTGGACCCGCCCGAGGTCGAGGGTGCCTCGCTCAACTTCGACCGGGCCCGCGAGGAGATGAAGTTCAACGACGCGAGCCCCTACGACACCGGTCGCAACGAGCTCGGACGGGCGCGGTGCCGCCTGCTCGTCGGCGACGTCGAGGAGGCCGAGCGGCTGGCCGAGGACTGCTTCGAGAGCATGCGCGAGAACAACCTCATGCTCAGTGCGCAGGCCCTGACCGTGCTGGGACAGATCGCCATCGCTCGTGACGACACCGAGCGCGCGGTCGGCCACTTCCGTCGGGCCCTGGTGGTGCTCGACGGGGTCGGAGCCGACCGGGAGGCAGCGCAGCTGTGGTTCGAGCTGGCCAACCTGCTGCGCGAGCGTGGCGCGATCGAGGAGGCCATGGAGGCTTTTCGGCGCGCTGGAGCGTCCACGGGGCTCATGCCGTCGAGCATTCCGCTGACGGTACGTGCCACCCCGCGGTCAGGCTGA
- a CDS encoding isocitrate lyase/PEP mutase family protein: MSTPLEAATRATTLLDLHRDPSLLAVVNVWDAISATVVSDLPGTRALATASHSIAASRGYEDGEKIPVDEMIEEVRRIVVATRLPVSADLEGGYGDAAETVRKAIGVGVVGANIEDQLKPLAEATAQVEAVLAAAAAEGVPDFVLNARTDAFVKGAADPLAEAVTRGRAYLDAGAPVVFVPGRLDEQQVETLVEAFGPQRLTTIGVPGTPSLARLEQLGVARVSYGPMSQRVALTALAELVEAVQAGGGVPDSMRPLN; this comes from the coding sequence ATGAGTACTCCCCTCGAGGCGGCCACGCGCGCCACCACCCTGCTCGACCTGCACCGCGACCCGTCCCTGCTCGCCGTCGTCAACGTCTGGGACGCGATCAGCGCGACCGTCGTGAGCGACCTGCCCGGCACCCGGGCCCTGGCCACGGCCAGCCACTCGATCGCCGCCTCCCGCGGCTACGAGGACGGCGAGAAGATCCCCGTCGACGAGATGATCGAGGAGGTGCGTCGGATCGTCGTCGCCACCCGCCTGCCGGTGTCGGCCGACCTCGAGGGCGGCTACGGCGATGCTGCCGAGACGGTGCGCAAGGCCATCGGCGTCGGCGTCGTCGGCGCCAACATCGAGGACCAGCTCAAGCCGCTCGCCGAGGCCACCGCGCAGGTCGAGGCGGTCCTGGCCGCTGCGGCCGCCGAGGGCGTGCCCGACTTCGTGCTCAACGCTCGCACCGACGCGTTCGTCAAGGGAGCCGCCGACCCACTGGCCGAGGCGGTCACCCGCGGTCGGGCCTACCTCGACGCCGGCGCCCCCGTCGTCTTCGTGCCCGGCAGGCTCGACGAGCAGCAGGTCGAGACCCTGGTCGAGGCCTTCGGACCGCAGCGACTCACCACGATCGGGGTTCCCGGCACGCCGTCGCTGGCCCGGCTCGAGCAGCTCGGTGTCGCCCGTGTGTCCTACGGCCCGATGTCGCAGCGGGTCGCGCTCACCGCCCTGGCCGAGCTGGTCGAGGCGGTGCAGGCGGGCGGCGGCGTACCCGACTCGATGCGTCCCCTCAACTGA
- a CDS encoding NAD(P)H-binding protein → MRVLVTGASGYVGSRLVPALLAAGHEVAVGARDVEGIDRFAWADRVERRYLDVEDTVSVHLAVRDTDAVFYLVHSMGAGEFLHRDRDAAESVVAACAYAGTGRLVYLSGLVPDVAPGDLSDHLRSRLEVEEILRAGPTPATVLRASMVIGGGSMSFEVMRRMTERLPVLTLPIWMRSRIQPIAVEDVVRLLLAALDGEPRDRTYDVGGDEVLTYSELLARFAAVAGLERPQVPLLFAPVRLVGEGVAVLTGIPRSTIGALVRSLTHDMVCRDDVVRRELAPGTAYLSLDEALARSLAGDTAATSPEGDVQGEADSDPSWVGSTRA, encoded by the coding sequence ATGCGAGTCCTGGTCACCGGAGCCTCCGGCTACGTCGGGTCGCGGCTGGTGCCGGCCCTGCTCGCGGCCGGTCACGAGGTCGCCGTGGGCGCCCGCGACGTCGAGGGGATCGACCGGTTCGCCTGGGCCGACCGGGTCGAGCGGCGCTACCTCGACGTCGAGGACACCGTGTCGGTCCACCTCGCCGTGCGCGACACCGATGCCGTCTTCTACCTCGTGCACTCGATGGGGGCGGGGGAGTTCCTCCACCGCGACCGCGACGCCGCCGAGAGCGTCGTGGCCGCCTGCGCCTACGCCGGGACCGGCCGCCTCGTCTACCTCTCCGGCCTGGTGCCCGACGTGGCGCCGGGCGACCTGTCCGACCACCTGCGCTCGCGTCTCGAGGTCGAGGAGATCCTGCGCGCCGGTCCGACGCCCGCCACCGTGCTGCGGGCCTCGATGGTGATCGGCGGCGGCTCGATGTCGTTCGAGGTGATGCGCCGGATGACCGAGCGGCTGCCGGTCCTGACGCTGCCGATCTGGATGCGTAGCCGGATCCAGCCGATCGCGGTCGAGGACGTCGTGCGTCTCCTGCTCGCCGCGCTCGACGGCGAGCCGCGCGACCGCACCTACGACGTCGGCGGCGACGAGGTGCTGACCTACTCCGAGCTGCTGGCGCGCTTCGCCGCGGTGGCGGGGCTGGAGCGCCCGCAGGTGCCGCTGCTCTTCGCACCGGTCCGGCTCGTCGGTGAGGGCGTCGCGGTGCTCACCGGCATCCCCCGCTCCACCATCGGCGCGCTGGTGCGCAGCCTCACGCACGACATGGTCTGCCGCGACGACGTCGTACGCCGCGAGCTCGCGCCCGGCACGGCCTACCTGTCGCTGGACGAGGCGCTGGCGCGATCGTTGGCGGGCGACACCGCCGCCACCAGTCCCGAGGGCGACGTGCAGGGCGAGGCCGACAGCGACCCGTCCTGGGTCGGCTCGACCCGGGCCTGA
- a CDS encoding LysR substrate-binding domain-containing protein, with translation MTLRVGFVTGATPDKWARAWRERRREPLALTPVTEDEQLDGVRSGELDMALVRLPVDRDALHCVRLYDELQVVVAGRDHLVAAADAEGVMLADLVDEQLVLPHVSGWTPQADQLAWPPMSAADAVETVAAGTGIVILPMSVARLHGRKDVVTRPVTDLDPTTIGLVWRIDADDERTQDFVGIVKGRGANSTRG, from the coding sequence ATGACGCTGCGCGTGGGGTTCGTGACTGGCGCCACCCCCGACAAGTGGGCCCGCGCCTGGCGTGAGCGCCGCAGGGAGCCACTGGCGCTGACACCGGTGACCGAGGACGAGCAGCTCGACGGCGTCCGGTCCGGCGAGCTCGACATGGCGCTGGTCCGGCTGCCGGTCGACCGCGATGCCCTGCACTGCGTGCGCCTCTACGACGAGCTGCAGGTGGTCGTGGCCGGGCGCGACCACCTCGTGGCCGCGGCCGACGCCGAGGGCGTGATGCTCGCCGACCTGGTCGACGAGCAGCTGGTGCTCCCCCACGTGTCCGGGTGGACGCCGCAGGCCGACCAGCTGGCCTGGCCCCCGATGTCGGCCGCCGACGCGGTCGAGACGGTCGCCGCCGGCACCGGCATCGTGATCCTCCCGATGTCGGTCGCGCGGCTGCACGGCCGCAAGGACGTCGTGACCCGCCCGGTGACCGACCTGGACCCCACGACCATCGGCCTGGTCTGGCGCATCGACGCCGACGACGAGCGCACCCAGGACTTCGTCGGCATCGTCAAGGGCCGCGGCGCCAACTCGACCCGCGGCTGA
- a CDS encoding GuaB1 family IMP dehydrogenase-related protein: MEFLGAAPSHDLTYDDVFMVPRSSAVASRYDVDLATTDGTGATLPLVVANMTAVAGKRMAETVARRGAITVIPQDIPAAVVADVVASVKSRHLVFDTPITLDPHQTVAEALSLIPKRSHGAAVVVVDGRPVGIVAESDCRDVDRFAQVSHVMRPPAVVVAETAQPRTVFEQLDEARVALAVATHPDGSLAGVLTRTGALRATLYTPATDDRGGLRIAAAVGVNGQVASAAAALLDAGVDCLVVDTAHGHQDRMIEALRAVRALDPQVPVVAGNVVSADGTRDLVAAGADIVKVGVGPGAMCTTRMMTGVGRPQFSAVLECAAAARELGAHVWADGGVRHPRDVALALAAGASSVMVGSWFAGTHESPGDLVHDADGRAFKVSFGMASARAVASRTAGESAYDRARKGLYEEGISSSRLYLDPARPGVEDLLDQICSGVRSACTYAGATTLAELHERAVVGVQSAAGFHEGRPLATSW; the protein is encoded by the coding sequence GTGGAGTTCCTCGGCGCAGCGCCCTCGCACGACCTCACCTACGACGACGTCTTCATGGTGCCGCGCAGCAGCGCGGTCGCCAGTCGCTACGACGTCGACCTCGCCACGACCGACGGCACGGGTGCCACCCTGCCCCTGGTCGTGGCCAACATGACCGCCGTCGCCGGCAAGCGGATGGCCGAGACCGTCGCCCGTCGCGGCGCGATCACGGTCATCCCGCAGGACATCCCGGCCGCGGTCGTCGCCGACGTGGTCGCGTCGGTGAAGTCGCGCCACCTCGTCTTCGACACCCCCATCACCCTGGACCCGCACCAGACCGTCGCCGAGGCCCTCTCGCTCATCCCGAAGCGCTCGCACGGGGCCGCGGTCGTGGTGGTCGACGGCCGGCCGGTCGGCATCGTGGCCGAGTCCGACTGCCGCGACGTCGACCGGTTCGCCCAGGTGTCCCACGTGATGCGCCCGCCGGCGGTCGTGGTCGCCGAGACGGCGCAGCCGCGAACCGTGTTCGAGCAGCTCGACGAGGCCCGCGTCGCCCTCGCCGTCGCGACGCACCCCGACGGGTCCCTCGCGGGGGTGCTGACCCGGACCGGAGCGCTGCGCGCCACCCTCTACACCCCAGCCACCGACGACCGCGGCGGTCTGCGGATCGCGGCGGCGGTCGGGGTCAACGGCCAGGTCGCGAGCGCCGCCGCGGCGCTCCTCGACGCCGGGGTCGACTGCCTCGTCGTCGACACCGCCCACGGCCACCAGGACCGGATGATCGAGGCGCTGCGCGCGGTGCGTGCCCTCGACCCGCAGGTGCCGGTCGTCGCCGGCAACGTCGTGTCGGCCGACGGCACCCGCGACCTCGTCGCGGCGGGCGCCGACATCGTCAAGGTCGGCGTCGGTCCCGGCGCCATGTGCACCACCCGCATGATGACCGGCGTGGGCCGCCCGCAGTTCTCCGCGGTGCTCGAGTGCGCGGCCGCCGCCCGCGAGCTGGGCGCTCACGTGTGGGCCGACGGCGGCGTGCGCCACCCCCGCGACGTCGCGCTCGCCCTGGCCGCCGGCGCGTCGTCGGTCATGGTCGGGTCCTGGTTCGCCGGCACCCACGAGTCGCCGGGCGACCTCGTGCACGACGCCGACGGCCGCGCGTTCAAGGTGTCCTTCGGCATGGCCTCGGCGCGGGCCGTCGCCTCTCGCACCGCCGGTGAGTCGGCGTACGACCGGGCTCGCAAGGGCCTCTACGAGGAGGGCATCTCCTCCTCGCGCCTCTACCTCGATCCCGCCCGGCCGGGGGTCGAGGACCTGCTCGACCAGATCTGCTCGGGTGTGCGCTCCGCGTGCACGTACGCCGGGGCCACGACCCTCGCCGAGCTGCACGAGCGCGCCGTGGTCGGCGTGCAGTCGGCGGCCGGGTTCCACGAGGGCCGTCCGCTCGCCACCAGCTGGTAG
- a CDS encoding DUF2252 domain-containing protein, translating to MTAPDDSHDDSHDDRVTPDRAEVIVSVLADAFAPLMEADPTAFRAKFRTMARDPHAFYRGTACLFFHDLVGEREGREADPFATGAAGRIWVHGDLHVENFGTYLDADGRLVFDVNDFDEAYLGRFTWDLQRFAASLALMGWQKALPVDDVARLTETYVRAYLDQVRAYVESQDDDDFSLDLTTTSGPIHGALVTARRRRRADLLDANTVEVDGVRRFADHPSVRRLEDDEHARVVAAFETYLATIPPRRRSDRDLFYEVRDVVGKSGFGIGSAGLPAYNVLVEGYSQALDNDVLLSMKQANVPAVSRFVDTGDVERYFEHEGHRTVVSQRALQVHTDPLLGYTEIDGVGYVVAEVSPYEVDLDWSGLTEPADIEDVVGLLGRATAKIHCASDEDSDEDLVEIQVEDAITEAVAGREDDLVAWITRFGASYAERVREDHACFVQAFRDGRIGVTATA from the coding sequence ATGACTGCTCCAGACGACAGCCACGACGACAGCCACGACGACAGGGTCACCCCCGACCGCGCCGAGGTCATCGTGTCCGTCCTCGCCGACGCCTTCGCGCCGCTGATGGAGGCCGATCCGACCGCCTTCCGGGCCAAGTTCCGCACGATGGCCCGTGACCCGCACGCGTTCTACCGGGGGACGGCCTGCCTGTTCTTCCACGACCTGGTCGGGGAGCGCGAGGGCCGCGAGGCCGACCCGTTCGCGACCGGGGCCGCCGGCCGGATCTGGGTGCACGGCGACCTGCACGTGGAGAACTTCGGCACCTACCTCGACGCCGACGGGCGGTTGGTGTTCGACGTCAACGACTTCGACGAGGCCTACCTGGGGCGCTTCACGTGGGACCTCCAGCGGTTCGCGGCCTCGTTGGCCCTGATGGGCTGGCAGAAGGCGTTGCCCGTGGACGACGTGGCCCGGCTGACCGAGACCTACGTGCGCGCCTACCTCGACCAGGTCCGCGCCTACGTCGAGAGCCAGGACGACGACGACTTCTCGCTCGACCTCACCACCACCTCGGGCCCGATCCACGGCGCCCTGGTGACGGCCCGCCGCCGGCGTCGTGCCGACCTTCTCGACGCCAACACCGTGGAGGTCGACGGGGTGCGCCGGTTCGCCGACCACCCGTCCGTACGTCGCCTCGAGGACGACGAGCACGCCCGGGTGGTCGCGGCGTTCGAGACCTACCTCGCCACCATCCCGCCGCGCCGGCGCAGCGACCGCGACCTGTTCTACGAGGTGCGTGACGTCGTCGGGAAGTCCGGCTTCGGCATCGGCAGCGCCGGGCTCCCGGCCTACAACGTGCTGGTCGAGGGCTACAGCCAGGCCCTCGACAACGACGTGCTCCTCTCGATGAAGCAGGCCAACGTCCCGGCGGTCAGCCGGTTCGTCGACACCGGCGACGTCGAGCGCTACTTCGAGCACGAGGGGCACCGCACCGTGGTCAGCCAACGCGCGCTGCAGGTGCACACCGACCCGCTGCTCGGCTACACCGAGATCGACGGCGTGGGCTACGTGGTGGCCGAGGTCTCTCCCTACGAGGTTGACCTGGACTGGTCGGGGCTGACCGAGCCCGCCGACATCGAGGACGTCGTCGGGCTGCTGGGGCGGGCCACCGCCAAGATCCACTGCGCCTCCGACGAGGACAGCGACGAGGACCTCGTCGAGATCCAGGTGGAGGACGCGATCACCGAGGCGGTCGCCGGCCGCGAGGACGACCTCGTCGCCTGGATCACCCGGTTCGGGGCGTCGTACGCCGAGCGCGTGCGGGAGGACCACGCCTGCTTCGTGCAGGCGTTCCGGGACGGCCGGATCGGGGTCACCGCCACGGCGTAG
- a CDS encoding YiaA/YiaB family inner membrane protein, translating to MTNNTSAPAKNTAAFFAMAGISFAVALLSLLMAVLYLDAEPWAKAFLALGTLFLTTSAFTLAKCVRDNQESQSVVHRLDQARVDRLLAEHDPFRAVS from the coding sequence ATGACGAACAACACCAGCGCCCCCGCCAAGAACACCGCCGCTTTCTTCGCCATGGCCGGCATCTCGTTCGCCGTCGCCCTGCTGTCGCTCCTGATGGCCGTGCTCTACCTCGACGCCGAGCCGTGGGCCAAGGCCTTCCTCGCGCTCGGCACCCTGTTCCTCACGACCTCGGCGTTCACGCTCGCCAAGTGCGTGCGCGACAACCAGGAGAGCCAGTCGGTGGTCCACCGTCTCGACCAGGCACGGGTCGACCGCCTGCTCGCCGAGCACGACCCCTTCCGCGCCGTCTCCTGA